Part of the Paenibacillus sp. YPG26 genome, TTGTGCGGGTCCCCGTCAATTCCTTTGAGTTTCAGTCTTGCGACCGTACTCCCCAGGCGGAATGCTTAATGTGTTAACTTCGGCACCAAGGGTATCGAAACCCCTAACACCTAGCATTCATCGTTTACGGCGTGGACTACCAGGGTATCTAATCCTGTTTGCTCCCCACGCTTTCGCGCCTCAGCGTCAGTTACAGCCCAGAGAGTCGCCTTCGCCACTGGTGTTCCTCCACATATCTACGCATTTCACCGCTACACGTGGAATTCCACTCTCCTCTTCTGCACTCAAGTCACCCAGTTTCCAGTGCGACCCGGGGTTGAGCCCCAGGATTAAACACCAGACTTAAGTGACCGCCTGCGCGCGCTTTACGCCCAATAATTCCGGACAACGCTTGCCCCCTACGTATTACCGCGGCTGCTGGCACGTAGTTAGCCGGGGCTTTCTTCTCAGGTACCGTCACTCCGGTAGCAGTTACTCTACCGGACGTTCTTCCCTGGCAACAGAGCTTTACGATCCGAAAACCTTCATCACTCACGCGGCGTTGCTCCGTCAGACTTTCGTCCATTGCGGAAGATTCCCTACTGCTGCCTCCCGTAGGAGTCTGGGCCGTGTCTCAGTCCCAGTGTGGCCGTTCACCCTCTCAGGTCGGCTACGCATCGTCGCCTTGGTGAGCCATTACCTCACCAACTAGCTAATGCGCCGCAGGCCCATCTGTAAGTGACAGATTGCTCCGTCTTTCATCACCTTGCCATGCAGCAAGATGAATTATCCGGTATTAGCTACCGTTTCCGGTAGTTATCCCAGTCTTACAGGCAGGTTGCCTACGTGTTACTCACCCGTCCGCCGCTAACCATCAGGAGAGCAAGCTCTCCATCAAGTCCGCTCGACTTGCATGTATTAGGCACGCCGCCAGCGTTCGTCCTGAGCCAGGATCAAACTCTCCAAGAAAGGATGATTTTTCTTTCTCAAACAAGAAATAAAATTCATCCCAGGTGTTTGACTTGCTCATTTTGAAACTGACGAGAAAATTAATTCTCTTTAGATGAATTGCTTCATCCTATATTTTGAATCTCACCGAAGTGAAACTCACTCACTCGTTGTTCAGTTTTCAAAGATCAATTTCTCATTCGTTGCCGTTCAACATCTCATTCAATGTCTCGGCAGCAACTCTTATAATATATCATGTTAGCAAGCATTTTGACAAGTCATAATTTTTACCAGTTCGGAGCGAAGCTCCAAAAACTCATTATAACGCGCTTGTCGTCCAGGCCCTCGATCTTACCAATCAATCGGCCGGAATAAGAATATAACATGCCTCTCCTCTCTTCAGCAACAGGTATATATTTACAGAATAGCTTCATTTCACGCCAACCGTGTTCGGACTAATTGTAAATTATGAAATTTCACTGTCTCACCGTTCGAATGTAATAACATACACTATCCTAAACGCTAAAGAAAAGGTGATGAGCAGTGGCCAGTTTTTCCGAAGCCTATCGTTTGAAAGAGAAGCTCTCCAGACAATTACTAAGAAAAAAGGGTATTCACGCAGTTGGTGTGGGTCTTCACAATCCTGCCGTCCCACGCTCAGGTGCAGCTATCATTGTATACACTGACCGAACATTAACAGCAAGCGCGAGCAGCAGACCCACAAAAATAACCTTTCAGATGAATGGTAAAAAATCTGAGGTTCCTATCGTCTACAAATCCACTCCCCGATTCCGTCCACATGCACTTGCCAGGAAGTCCTTCACAGATAAAGTTCGCCCCATAATTGCCGGATATAGTATTGGAACGCCTGCAGTTTCAGGGACCGTAGGATTAATTATCAGCAGCCGAACCGGCAGACAGAAATATATTTTTAGCAATAACCATGTGTTAAACGAGACCAATTCCTCTCGTTATTCCGTAACCCTTCAACCCGGAGGAGCTGATGGAGGAACAAATCCAAGGAACAAGGTTGGACGACTTGATCGATTCGTTAAGCTGAGTAGTACAAAAGCCAACTATATTGACGCTGCTACCTCACTGCCTATCCGCAACAGCTTGTTAAGTCCTCGGTACGCCAAGGTCGGGGTTCTTCCCGGTTATGTAACTTCCTACCGTATTGGCGACAAGTTCAAAAAAGTTGGCCGAACGACAGGCCTTGTAAGCGGAACGGTAGATTCTATTCATACAGATGTCACGATATCATATGAAGGTTATGCTAATCTTGGGAACGTGACATTTAAGAACCAAACTGTTATTAAAAGCCAAAACCCCATCTCCCTTCCAGGAGACTCAGGCTCAGTATGGCTAACGAGCAGGGAGAACTATGCTGCAGCAGTCAATTATGCAGGGTCCAGTGATGGGCGCCTTTCAATAGCTTATCCGGTACAATGGGTGATGCAGGTGTTCAATACAACAGTTGCGCGGCCAAATGGCACAGGGGTGGTCAAGAAAATACAAGTGCCCGCTCGAGCGAAGCAACAATTCATACAGCCATTGACTGCGAAACAGCTGAGGGAAATCCCCTCGCGCCGGGCGAAGAGAAATTAACACCTCTGCCCAGCAAGCAACCGATAAGACTCAAGACGAGCTTCATAGTCCGGTATAGGACAGTGAACAAGAAATTCAGAATTACCTAAGGTACGCTGCAGCTTCCTCAATTCGCATTGTATTTTATCCGGATGTCCAACCAGGCTATTAACTATCGGCGATGAAGCCGGGGGTGTTAATGAACGGGCCTTCTCTTCCGATTCCGCACAAATGACCGAGACAGCAACGAGGGTCTCTGGGAAATGTCTTAGCTTACCGGGCCTAAATTCTTCCCGGTAAGCTCTCAGGACACGCGCCCCATCCTGCTCACTCATAAAGTGACCAAACACATACCCGGTTCCAAACTCTGCCGCATACTTTCCACCCTTTTCATTTGTTCCTAGCATCCATACCTGGGGCGGCTCCTTCGGGATTGGACGGGCTTTCACAGGGTGGCCTTCATATTGGTATCCATCTTCGAAGAATTTGATCAATGCATCCATAGAGGTAGGCATATCAGCAACATGTTGTAGAAAATTCCCGCTTAAGGCCATTGACGCATGTGCTGGTCCACCAGGAGCACGGCCAATCCCAAGATCAATCCTCCCAGGATTGAGACAGGATAATAGATGAAAAGACTCTGCCACCTTCATCGGGCTGTAATGCGGCAGCAGAAGCGCTCCCGTCCCCAATCGGATACGCTGTGTTCTTGCACCGATATGAGATAACAATATTTCCGGCGAAGCACAAGCCAGTCCTTCAAGATCATGATGCTCGGCAGCCCAATAGCGGTCGTATCCCCAAGCTTCACTATGAATAGCAAGCCGGATCGCTTCCTGAAGTGCAGTCTCCGGCGGGACATCATTATATTGAGGTACAAGGTCCAATACACTAAGCTTGATCGATTGCATTTGTGACTTTCCCCGCATTTAACTCCCTCCTTAATGAGCATGGCCAATAACTAGCTCCTACAAAATAATCCTGCAGCATGTATCTCGTTCTAGAACGAGATGGCTGTAAATGGCCAAAATCTAACTTAGTCAAATACTTGTAAAGTCAACAAACAACCCCCTAGTCCTTAAAGGTAGGGGGCATTCATATTTATTACCAAACTACACAGCTAAAATAACCATTCCGATGCCTTCAACTTCCAGCTTGCCGGATGTAAGATTTCTTGTCCGCTCCTGTCCATGAATAACCTTCCACTCACCAAGTGCAGGAAGCTGCAGGGATAGAACATCCCTTCTCGCATTATACAGCACATACAAGTGCTCGGCGGAATCCCCTCCCGCATGATCTCGAAGAGTATATGCCACTGTATTAGAAGGGCTTGCTTCGAAGCGTAAATGTCTCCGGATTAATTCAGAAGACTCAAGCCTAAATGCGGGATGGTCTTTGCGCAGCTTAATCAGTTCCTTCATAAATTCAACATCGTCCCGGTATTCCGCGCACCGTTCCCAATCGAGACGGTTAACTTCATCCGGTAGATTATAACTATTCTCGAAGCCGACTTTGGAACGGCAGAATTCCTGTCCAGCATGTATAAATGCAATCCCTTGGCTCGTCAGCACAATGGAAGAACCTAGGCGGTGCATCTGGCGGCGGACCTCGTTCTCCTCCCCATCAACAGAGACCAGAATCTTGTCCCACATTGTATGGTTGTCGTGGCATTCCGCATAGGTAACAGTCTGTGAAGGCTCAGCCGCAAAGCCTTTAATCCAATCATCAAAGTCTATGCAGGCGGTAACCCCTTGCTTAATTGCATGTTCCAGGCCTACGCCTCCGCTGATAAAGCCCTTCTCTCTGGCTTCGAATACGTGTCCTCTGATCGCATCGCGGATGATATCATTAAAGAATCCAATTCCCGGCAGAAGACGGGCTTGGTGCTGATTCGCCCTCTTATAAGACGGGAGCTCAGTCTCCATAACCCAGCCTTCACCGATTGTGATCAGGGAAGGATCGATCTCATCGAGCCTATGGCGGATCTCTTTCATCGTATCTACGTCGAGGAGACCCATAAGATCAAATCGGAACCCGTCAACATGATATTCTTTGACCCAATGAAGAATGGATTCGACAATGAACTTGGACATCATTTTACGCTCAGAAGCAACGTCATTTCCGCAGCCCGAGCCATTCGAGAATTCCTGCTGACTGTTATACCGAAGGTAGTAACCGGGTACGAGCTTATTGAAATTAACCACATATCCATCATATACATGGTTGTAGACTACATCCATAATGACGCGTAGACCTTGATCGTGCAAAGTTTGGATCAACTGCTTCAACTCGCGGATGCGAAGCTCAGGCTGATACGGATCTGTGGAGTAGGAGCCTTCGGGAACATTATAATTCTTGGGATCATACCCCCAATTATACTGGGGAATATCCAGGCGGGTCTCGTCGACACTTTGAGTTGAATAATCATAGATCGGCAGCAGTTGAACATGAGTTACACCCAGGCTAAGCACGTGATCAAGCCCCGTCTTGATTCCCTCAGGACCGCGTGTTCCAGTCTCAGCCATGCCAAGATATTTGCCTTTATGGGTTATTCCGCTCTCCGGATGGATTGAGAAGTCACGTACGTGTGCTTCATAGATGATCACATCTGTTACCTTGTTAAAAGCAGGCTTCTCCTCAGTCCATCGATCGGGGTTCGTTCCAGCCAAGTCCATAATGGCCGCCCGGTCTCCATTGACCGCAACGGCTGTGGCATAAGGATCCGCAGCTTCATTCCACTGTTCACCGATACGAACAAGATACGTATATAAATAACCATGCAAATCCTCATCTATCTCGAGTGTCCACGTGCCACTGATATCCTCTTTCATTGGACACAGACGCTCTGAGCGCCCATCCCATGTCCGGTAAAGGACTACGAAAGCCTCACTGGCCGTAGGCGCCCATAGGCGGAATGCAGTTCTCTGCTTACTGTATCGCGATCCAAGATCATCTCCATCATAATAAAAGTGATCATCGAACTCAGGAGCAAAGATAGAGATTCCTTTGGTTTTAGCGGGATCTCCATAATCTATGTGAATGTTTCTGTCGATCTGTACGGACAAGCTGACTCACTCCTTGAACTAGAACTCATGGCATTGTTGGAAATCGTTTGCATTCCAAACTATTTACCATTATAAAGGAGATTATCGGCTAATTGAAGTTGAAAAATAATACATAAAAAATATTGTGTTCCGCTTACCCCGCGAGCATTCTCAATACAGCTACGCAGACAGTCTGAGAACATGAACTGCGTCCAGTACAGATCTGCCCTTAGGAGGAGACGGCTTCATAGCAGAGCCGTGTTGAACTGTTCCGCCGCGGACCATATTGATTATCAGCTGAGGGTCCACTGAATCATTATGCAGCAGTTGAACCAAAAGATCTGCATTCTCATGGCGAAGTGCCAACAGATATTGCTGAATCCTCGCTGCAAGGTAATCCGAATCGTCGTCACAAGCTTCCATTTCATCAGGGTCCTTAAGGATGCGCTTAACCGGGACCAGGGATGCTCTCGCCCGGAACAATGCAGACTTCACAGCACCCTCGGTCATATTCAGCTTTTCCGCGACTTCGCGAGAGGTGTAAGACAAGACGTCCCGTAGTAGAAAAATGCATCGCTGCAGTGGGGGCACGTGCAGCAGCACAAGTCTTAGTACATTTGAAATATCATCCTGGTCAGAACCAAAATGATATTTCAAGTTATATTCGTGCTGAAGATCAGCTGTTTTGCGATCGAATACCTTCTGTCTTCGTACCCGGTCAATCCATTGGTTCCGTGCCGCTCTGAACAGGTAAGCTTGGATATTCTCATGATGTTTAGCCCCTTGAAGAACCGGCAGGGTCTTCAAGCAGACATCCTGCACCAGGTCCTCGGCCTCCCACTTCGATCCAGTCAGAACAAGGCAGTAGCCGAGTAAAGTGGAGCGGAGCTCCGAGAGCTCATCTGCGGGTCTGGGGGCTGGGCGTCCGCTTGATAGGTTAAACGCGCTCATGGCCATCTTCCTTTCCATAGTTCTTCGTTATTAAACGAAGAAGACCCGCCATTAGATACGCTGTGCACTCATTTCCTGAAACAAAGTAATCTTATTTCTCGAACAGGTTGCCAAGTCCACCCAGAATGCTTCCTTCCTCTTTACTTCCCCCATACCTTGATGCAGACATCACCCGGTCTGCCATACGGCTGAATGGAAGCGATTGTACCCATACCCTTCCCGGTCCGCGAAGTGTCGCGAAGAACAATCCTTCACCGCCGAACAGCGCGCTCTTGATTCCTTTTACAAATTCGATATCATAGTCCACCCCTGCAGTCATGGCAACCAGACAGCCGGTATCCAGGCGGAGAACTTCTCCAGGCTGAAGATCACGCTGGATGACGAGACCGCCCGAATGGACAAAGGCCCAGCCATCGCCCTCGATTTTTTGCATAATGAAGCCTTCGCCACCGAAGAAGCCCGCGCCCAGCTTGCGCTGGAATTCAATGCCGATTGAATTGCCTTTTGCGGAACAGAGGAACGAATCCTTCTGACAGATCACCTTACCCCCAAGCAGCTGGAGATCCAGCGGAATGATCTTGCCTGGATAAGGCGAGGCAAAAGTCACATTCTGGCGATAACGGCCCTCATTCGTGAAGACGGTCATGAACAAGCTCTCGCCTGTCAGAAGGCGTTTGCCAGCACCCATCAGCTTGCCCATCATTCCATTTCCGCGTGCACCATCTCCGAAGATGGTCTCCATCCGGATATCCGGATCCATCATCATAAAGCTGCCAGCCTCTGCAACAACACTCTCTGAAGGATCCAGCTGAATTTCAACACACTGCATTTCTTCACCTAAGATTCGATAATCGATTTCATGTGCACTCATGTACAATCGCCTCCAAATTTAATTTCTTGTTCTATTTACGCGGGAAACGACTCTTAGTTGCAATCTAATGTGACTCTAACATTTATTATACATCCTAAACTCAAAGAGACTGTAACACGTTATCTAACGTCCTACAGTCTCTTGCTTGGAATTATTTTGCCTTAGCGAGCAAATAGAGGAAATATGGAGCTCCGATAACGGCTACCACAACTCCGATCGGTATGGAGGCCGAGTTCACGAGAACACGGGTTATGGCATCAGCCACCAACATTAGAAGTCCTCCGCACAACATAGAGGCGGGCAATAGATACTCATGCTTGGGTCCAACCAGCCGGCGTGCCAAATGAGGGCAAATCAAGCCTACGAATGAAATAGCTCCTCCAACCGCCACACAGACACCAGCCAGGACTACGGCTGCCGCCATTAGCCTCGGCCGCTCCTTGTTAACCGCCGTGCCCAGGCCCATTGCCGCCGGATCACCCAATGTCAGGACATTGAGCACCTTTGCTTTATAAAGGCAGTAAGGAATCAGGACAAGCAGCCAGGGAATGAAGGATAACACATAGTTCCAATCTGTTCCTCTAATACTGCCTGCCAGCCAAGTGTAAATTAGCTGATGATTCTGCGGATCAAGCTTAAGCGTGATCACGATGGTAAAAGCGTTAATTCCAGCAGCAATACCAATCCCGCTCAGAACGAGACGGATTGCGGACAGCCCCTCACCTTTTTTATAAGCCAGATAATAGATGAGGGCTGCGGAGGCTGCTGCACCAGCCAAGGCAAGCAACGGCATAAGATAAACCGAGCCGAGGAGCTCAGCAGGATAAAAATATACAAAAATTATCACAGCAAGTCCTGCACCAGCATTGATCCCGAGAATTCCCGGTTCCGCCAGCGGATTGCCAGTTACCCCTTGCAGCAAACAACCTGACAGGGCAAGCCCTGCCCCAACCAGAACAGAGATGATTATTTGGGGCAGACGGAATTCAAACAAAATCAAGTTCTGTTTAGGTGTGCCCTGTCCTATTAATGTCTGTACTATTTCAGAGGGAGTAAGGCGGATCTGTCCCAGATTCATGCTGATCAGGAACATAATTAGAATCAAAATCGCGAGACCAAGCATGACAGTGAAGCCTCGGGTTCTTCTCCGGCTCTCCGCCTGTGAGAATAGGAGCTTCTTCATAAGTTAAATCAGCCCCCTTCCAGAACGGCGAATGAAGAAAATGAAGAAGGGAACACCCAGCAGGGCAATAACGGCACCAAGCGGGATCCCATAATTAGGGTCCAGCCATTGTCCCGCGATATCAGCTGACACAACCAGCAGGCTGCCCATCACCGCAGAGCATGGAATGATCAGCCGATAATCAACCCCCACCAGACTCCTTGCCAGGTGAGGGACGATTAAGCCAACAAAAGCGATCATCCCGGCAACGGATACACTGGCGCCTGCAAGTACCATAACAACGAGCAGACAAGCCGCCTTAACCCAGCCCGTTCGAAGTCCCAGTCCTGAGGCGACCTCTTCACCAAGGTTCAGGAGAGTTACCGGCCTGGAGAGCAGTAACGCGCCTGCCAGAGCCAGGACTGCCCATGGGAACACCATATCAAGTTGGGTCCATTTCGTTCCTCCCAGCCCGCCCGAATACCAGAATGACAGCTCAAGTCCCAGATTGAAATACACAGCGATACCAGTGCTTAAAGCTACAAATAAAGCACTGACAGCCGCGCCGGCCAAAGTCAGCCGAATCGGAGTTATTCCTCCTCTGGTAAGAGAGCCGATCCCGTAGACTATGCCTACCGCGATCGCCGCCCCAGCGAAGGAGAACAGCATCAATCCTGTTGATCCAACAGAAGGAACAAAGGCAAAGCAAATAGCTATGGCGAATCCCGCGCCCGCATTCAAGCCCAGCAATCCCGAATCTGCGAGCGGGTTTCTTGTTAGGCCCTGCATTAAGGCACCCGCTACAGCCAGACAGGCACCTACTAACACACCCGCCAAAGCACGGGGAATGCGCAGTTCCCTGATCACCTGATGCTGCTGCAGGTCGGGATTAAAGTGAATGACAGCCTGCCATACGGTACTAAGGGAAATTGAAGAGGAGCCAGTAGCTATGGATATGCCTGTTAGAATACCCAGCAGTATGAGCCCTGCAATCATGATGACCACAGCTGTCAGCGGCCGGCTGCTCTCCCGGATCTTATTGAACTCTGGTTCTCGTGGTGAGGCAGACATGTCAAACCATCCTTTTAAGAGTTAGTACAATCGTTCATTCGCTTTGTCTACAGTTCATTGTATTGATCACGATTCTCACAGTCAATAAATTCTCCAGCCTCCCTTCCATTCGTCCATACCATATAGTCGTACGTGCAATATGATGTGTATTATCCCTAGAGAGGAGTTGATGATTGTGGCATTACAACCATCGAATTGTTCAGGTCCGCGCCCTATTTACACAGATAAAAAAGTAGTCTATGAGGATGTGTACAAACCGGAACTCGTTCCTGTGATCCATGAAGTAGAGGTTGTAGAACGGATTCACCACGTTCCCGTACCCGTTCATCACGTCGTTGTCAAAAGAAGAGTCGTGCACTGCGGTTACAATTGTTAAACCAAATAAGAGCAGCCGTCAGTTTACTGACGCGGCTGCTCTTGCTTGGTTTTCACCTATTTAAGCAGTAGGAATCCATACTGCAGACATTTTAAATAAAATTTACGAATCAAAGACTAGTCAGATGCACTCTGCTCTTCAGGATTAATTACTTTGCCTACAATCACCAAATCCCTTGCGACACCGTCAAGCATTGCCACTTCGGGCAGATATCCCCACTGAACGAAGCCAAACTTTCGAAGAAGTGACAAGCTCGGTTCATTATGGGCAAACACAAAACCAACCAGACGTGTAACGAATAGGCGTGGACATTCTGCGATCGCTTTCTGTATCAGAATCGTACCATATCCTTGGCCGCGGTAGGCCTCTGCGATATAGATGCTGATCTCGGCTGTACCGTTATAGGCCGGCCTACCATAGAATGATTGAAAGCTCAGCCAAGCGGCAACTTCATCACCCACCCGCAGCACCCACAGAGGTCTGCGATCCGGAGTGTGTTCATGGAACCAGGGAATCCGGCTATCGACTGTAACTGGATCCACATCTGCGGTAACCTGTCTTCCTGCAATGGTACTATTGTATATTTGTACAATCTGCTCAAGATCGTTAATCCTGGCATCAGTTATCGTATAAGGTGTCATGGTTGCTTCCGCGCCTCCGGGGTCATATATTGTGTACATCAGTAACTACATTATACACGGGAGCCGGGAATGTTAAAGTGCTGGCAAGCAGGCCTGGGTAAGCTCATCAAGAGTTCCATAATAGTACGTTGCCTGCGCGTTTAATAGCTCCTCCTTCGATCCATACCCATACCCTACTCCTGCACTATGTATCTGGTTATGCTGAGCTCCAATGATATCGTGCTTCCGATCTCCGATCATGACGGTCTGCAATGGATCCAGCTGTAATGTCTCTAGAATGTGAGCTATCAGCTCTTTTTTATCCGAATACGTACCATCCAGCTCACTTCCGAATACTCCTGTGAAATAGTGATCTAGCTTGAAATGCCTAAGAATTTCGTGAGCAAAGACAAGCGGTTTTGAGGTTGCCAGATAGATCATTTTGCCGTTGTCCTTCAACATGTCGAGCAAGTCTGTTACCCCGGTATATACCTCATTCACATACAGACCCTTTTTTCTCGGAAATATTCCCGGTAGTAGTCGATAGCGTGCCATGTTGTTGTCTGATCAAATGAGTAATACTTACTGAAGGTCTCCTGTAATGGAGGTCCGATGAAGAATTGTAGTTTAGTTAAGTCATCTTCTTCAATCCCCATTTTGGAAAGCGCATATTGCACTGATTTTGTAATACCAGGCGCCGGGTCTGTTAGTGTTCCATCCAGATCAAATAAATAGTGATTGTACTGAAGTATGTTAAGCCCCCCTTTTTTAAACATTCTATCTCGAGTATCTTACAGCAAAAAAAATTAATGTTAAATATATCCTTTAATTTGTTTCCCTAAGGAAAAAAATTGTTGTACATGCATCTTTATTGCGGTATGCTAATATTGTAGTCTATGGGAAATACATACAACTGGCACGAATTTTTTTACTCAAAAAGTTTCCTATAGGAAACAAAGATGCCATAGCACAAGAAGCTTGGCCTTTATTCTCGAATCCTTATACCTTTAAAGGAGTGAAGCATGTAATGAAATTGCATTCAAAATCGAGGCGGGGGAACAAAGCCTTCTCCATTTCAAGTATGCTGACTGCTCTTATGTTGATCAGCGCGATTGTTCTCCTTAGTGCCTGCGGGGCCAGCAAGTCCTTGTCCTATCAGGATGGTGGCAAGTTAAGAATCACAACGACTACCGGAATGATCACGGATGCTGCCAGAGAGGTTGGAGGCACCCATGTAGAAGTTACCGGGCTCATGTCAGCGGGTGTGGACCCGCATCTCTACAAGGCATCTCAAGGAGATATCCGCAAGCTGGATGAGGCTGATATTATTTTCTACAACGGATTACATCTGGAAGGCAAGATGAATGAAATCTTCGAGAACATGGCCAAGACCAAGACCACAGTAGCCGTCTCCGATTCCATTGAGCGTTCAGCATTACGATCGGGCTCCCTTATGAAAACCGAATATGATCCCCACATTTGGTTCGATGTGCAGCTGTGGATGAAGGCAACCGAAACGGTGAGAGATACACTCATCAAGCAGGACCCGGCTCATGCCGAAGACTATAAGAGCAATGCCGCAGCTTATCTCAAGCAGCTGGAACAGCTGCATCAAGAGGTGACGAAGCAGATCCTTACTATTCCGGAAGCCAGCCGGGTGCTGGTTACCGCGCACGATGCATTCGGTTATTTCGGAGATGCTTATCATCTCAAGGTTATGGGGCTGCAAGGCATAAGCACCGCGTCCGAAGCTGGAACCAAGGATGTAACCGACCTTAGAGACTTTCTGGTTAATAACAAAATCAAGGCCGTCTTCATAGAATCCAGTGTACCCCGAAAGGCCATTGATGCCGTTATTCAAGGTGCTAAGGAGAAAGGCCATGAGATCAAGATCGGCGGAGAGCTCTTCTCCGATGCGATGGGCAAGGAAGGTACACCTGAAGGAACCTACATCGGAATGGTTAGGCATAATGTGAAGACGATTGCCGAAGCGCTGAAATAAGTGAACCTTATATCGAGGGAGAGACTGATCATATGAAAGAAAGCCCGTTAATCATTCAGAATTTGTCTGTCGCTTATCAGAAGAAGCCTGTCCTGAGAGATATCAGCTTCGAGGTCCCGGAAGGCCAGTTAATCGGAATTATCGGTCCTAACGGCGCCGGCAAATCAACGCTGATCAAAGCGGCTCTGGGCCTTCTCCCAAGACTTTCGGGCGAGGTATTGATCTATGGCAAGCCTTATTCC contains:
- a CDS encoding HAD hydrolase-like protein → MFKKGGLNILQYNHYLFDLDGTLTDPAPGITKSVQYALSKMGIEEDDLTKLQFFIGPPLQETFSKYYSFDQTTTWHAIDYYREYFREKRVCM
- a CDS encoding zinc ABC transporter substrate-binding protein, which codes for MLISAIVLLSACGASKSLSYQDGGKLRITTTTGMITDAAREVGGTHVEVTGLMSAGVDPHLYKASQGDIRKLDEADIIFYNGLHLEGKMNEIFENMAKTKTTVAVSDSIERSALRSGSLMKTEYDPHIWFDVQLWMKATETVRDTLIKQDPAHAEDYKSNAAAYLKQLEQLHQEVTKQILTIPEASRVLVTAHDAFGYFGDAYHLKVMGLQGISTASEAGTKDVTDLRDFLVNNKIKAVFIESSVPRKAIDAVIQGAKEKGHEIKIGGELFSDAMGKEGTPEGTYIGMVRHNVKTIAEALK